Proteins from a genomic interval of Papaver somniferum cultivar HN1 chromosome 4, ASM357369v1, whole genome shotgun sequence:
- the LOC113274111 gene encoding COP9 signalosome complex subunit 7-like, giving the protein MLVITVLIVHNKVHTSFSYVVVPIQYESMGIVRGKLDQLRRCFEVQFAAGRDLKPGQLRSMIQTLSSWLSTSDSPLVSIQDKDQMGRSCRCLFAGDLVD; this is encoded by the exons ATGTTAGTTATCACCGTCCTTATAGTCCATAACAAAGTGCATACTTCCTTTAGCTACGTTGTTGTACCAATTCAGTACGAATCTATG GGCATAGTTCGTGGGAAGCTGGATCAGCTGCGAAGATGCTTTGAG GTGCAATTTGCTGCGGGTAGGGACCTCAAGCCTGGGCAACTCAGGAGCATGATACAGACATTGTCATCCTG GTTAAGTACTTCGGACAGTCCTCTTGTTTCAATCCAAGATAAAGATCAAATGGGAAGATCTTGTAGATGTCTATTTGCTGGTGACTTGG TTGATTAA